The DNA window GATAAAGCGGTTTCTTCTCCATAGGATCCAGGGCTATTGAAACAGCCCTGGCATAATTCGTGGCATAGAGTACACCATCACAATTCCTCTTGCCCTTGCATACACCGACCTTCCCCTCAGTCAAAAGGCATTCCCAGGGACAGAGATGGCACTGGACTTTCTTATTTTCTAATTTCTCGTAGAATCGTGCTTCCTTTTGAATTTCCATATGCACTCATCGTTAAGCTGGTGATGCGTCAAATGTGTTTGAATCTTGAATAAGCATCAACTTGTACGGTGGAAACCTGTTAGTCACTTTTTTTATCTTCATCTTCCTTTTTCCATTTTCCGTTTTCCTTAGCCGGCTCAGAATGCAAGGCTGAAGCCTTGCCCTACTCTAAAGTACTGCCACCGAGCCCTAAAGGCTCGGCTACGCGTCATAATTAATACATTTCTAACTTCAAAACAAACTTGGATATTCCAGATTAAATCTTTTTTTATAATATAACCTGGTGCCAAGAAAACCCAAAATCAAAATTATGAAATACCAGGGATAAAAATAACCAGCAGCCAACGATAGGAAAAGGATTGAGGATTTGGTAGCCAGTATACTTTTCCCCACCTCTTTTGTAACAAGCGCGAAAATATAAAAGGGCAAAGAGAGGACAGCCGAAAAAAGAAAGGGCAAATCCAGGAAGATCAAAGCTAAGACTATGGACAAGATTACCAATAAGGTTGAGACTAAAGTCGATTTTAAAATTCCGTAACTGACTCCAAATGTAATCTTCCCTACGGCTTTATCACCTTCGGTATCTGGAAGAGTCGTGTTTATGTAGACTGCTCCGACTGCTAACGCATAAGGAAGGGAAAGCAAAATCGCTTGAACGGAAAAACTCGTCCTGGCGCAGAAACCGACAAGGAACACCAGCGAGCCGTGAGATATAGCATTAGCCAGAAGCCCGCCGTAAGTTTTATTTTTCAAACAAAAGGGTGGTGCCGAATATAAGAAGCTGAGAATCAATCCCAGAGTAAAGATTATTCCTATAGTCGCAGACAGGAAGTAGGAAGGTACGACGCTCAAAAGGTAGAGAAGAGCAGTATAAATCCAGGCATTTTTTCTGGAGATATGACCTTCAGCCAGAAAGAAAAGCTTTTTATTTTTACGATCGGTCTCCAGGTCGTAGATTTGATTTAGAAGGTAAACCCCTCCGATGAAAAGGGTGGAGAAGATGAAAAGCCAGAACAAAGACCGGTCAGAAAAACCATACCTTGAGCCCTGATGATGTCCTAAAAGGAGAATCGTCCAGACCGGAACCATTAGCACCGGCCTGAGAACGAAGATACAATCGAAATATTTTAACAT is part of the Candidatus Zixiibacteriota bacterium genome and encodes:
- a CDS encoding UbiA family prenyltransferase; the protein is MLKYFDCIFVLRPVLMVPVWTILLLGHHQGSRYGFSDRSLFWLFIFSTLFIGGVYLLNQIYDLETDRKNKKLFFLAEGHISRKNAWIYTALLYLLSVVPSYFLSATIGIIFTLGLILSFLYSAPPFCLKNKTYGGLLANAISHGSLVFLVGFCARTSFSVQAILLSLPYALAVGAVYINTTLPDTEGDKAVGKITFGVSYGILKSTLVSTLLVILSIVLALIFLDLPFLFSAVLSLPFYIFALVTKEVGKSILATKSSILFLSLAAGYFYPWYFIILILGFLGTRLYYKKRFNLEYPSLF